CCAGGGTGGGTGGCCTTCCCTACATCTTGGGGTCAGTGGCTGTTTCCGTACTGGCGGTAATGGTGGCTACCCCCCTCGGCCTTTCCGGAGCCGTGTTCGCGGTGGAGGTGGCACCCCGCTGGGGCCAGCGCGTGCTGCAACCCGCTCTGGAGATGCTGGCGGGAATTCCCTCGGTGGTGTACGGGTGGATGGGACTGACCGTGCTGGTGCCGTTCGTGCGCGAGCACGCAGGAGGCCTGGGCTTCAGCCTGCTGGCGGGCTTCCTGGTGTTGTCGGTCATGGTCCTGCCCACCATTTTCACCGTTTCCGCGGACAGCCTGCGGGCTCTGCCCCCCGATCTCAAGGAAGCCGCCTACGCCCTGGGATCCACCCGCTGGCAGACCATACGGCGGGTGCTCCTGCCGGCGGCGCGATCCGGTATCATAGCCGGTGTGGTTCTGGGGCTGGCGCGGGCCTTCGGGGAGGCGCTGGCCGTGCAGATGGTGATCGGCAACACCCGCAAGATCCCTACTTCTCTGCTGGATCCCGTGACGACCCTCACCAGCGCCATCACCATGGACATGCCGTATACGGTCATGGGGTCACTGTGGAACAACGTGCTGTGGTCCATGGCCCTCCTGCTCCTCTTGATGTCCTGCGGGTTCATCGTCGCCATCAAGCTCATAGCCCGGCGGGGGGTGAAACTGTGAATGCCCGCACGGCAGACAGGGTTGCCACGGCACTCTTCTGGCTGGGAGCCATCCTGCTGGTGGCCTTACTGGGTGGCCTGCTGGGGTACATCGTGTACCACGGGGGACGGCACATTACCTGGGACTTCCTCACTTCGCCCCCGGAAACCATAAGGGCAGGTGGGGGCATAGGACCGCAGCTGTTCAACTCCCTGTACCTGCTCATCCTCTCCATGGCCATTACGGTGCTCATTGGCCTGCCGGCCGGGATCTTCCTGGCGGAATACGCCCGACCCGGCCTGGTCACCGAGGCCGTTCGATTCAGCATCGAAACCCTGAGTTCGTTGCCCTCCATCGTGGTGGGACTCTTCGGGTTGCTGGTTTTCGTCGTGCTCACGGGGTGGGGGTATTCGCTGATGGCGGGAGCGCTGGCCCTCACCGTGATCAACCTGCCTCTGATCGTACGGGTATCCGAAGAGGCCATTCGCAGCGTACCGCACGACCTGCGCGAGGGCAGCCTGGCTCTGGGGGCCAGCCAGTGGCAAACCATCTGGAAGGTGGTGATGCCCTGCGCTTTCCCGGGCATCCTGACGGGAGTGATCATCGCCGCCGGCCGCGTTTTCGGTGAGGCGGCCGCGTTGCTGTACACGGCCGGAATGAGCAGCCCCCGCCTGCACTTTGGCCTGTGGAACCCCGCCCACCCTTCTTCACCCCTGAACCCCTTCCGGCCCGCGGAGACGCTGGCCGTCCACATCTGGAAGGTGAACGCGGAGGGGCTTATCCCCGACCTGCGCCGGGTGGGGGACGGGGCGGCGGCGGTGCTCGTCCTGGTGGTGCTCGGGTTCAACCTGGGGGCAAGGTGGCTGGGCCGCCGCATCCACCGCCGCCTCACCGCCGCCTGACCGCCGCCTGACCGCCAAGCCCGCCCGTGAACTGCCCGGTGTGCAGGGGGAGCCGTTCCACACGGGTGCGGCTATGCAGGATGAAGGACCGCCGGCTGCGACTGGCGAAGTGATGCGTGTGTTCGGTTATGTACGCCCACACCGGGCAGAACTGAAGATCGGTGAGTACCAGGTGTTTCGGGCCCACTATTGTGGGCTTTGTGTCGCGCTGGCTCGACTGGGGGGAACACGGTGCAGGTTGACCGTGACCTATGAGGGGGCGTTTCTGGGGTTGTTGCTTTCGTCGCTGCGACCCGGGGCGGTCACCTACCGCTGGGGGCGCTGTCCTCTTCCTCCCTGGCGCCGTGTACCCCTGGCCGTGGCATCCCGCGAGCAGCAGTATGCGGCCGCCGTCAGCGTCCTGCTGGCGTATCACAAGTTCCTGGATGACCTTCGGGACGGTGGTGGCGGTCTGGGCGGACGGGTCAGGGTGCTGGAGGCAACCGCAGGCAAGTTTCTGCTGCGGCGCGCGGCGTGCCGGGCGGCCCGGATGTATCCCCGCGAGGCCAGAATGGTGGAGGAACGCCTGGCCGAAC
The Bacillota bacterium DNA segment above includes these coding regions:
- the pstC gene encoding phosphate ABC transporter permease subunit PstC, with translation MRRSGSGLSWERGLLLACAGLVIVLTVSIIVFISTKGLATFLVNRVSPAEFLLSTEWAPDRPAEQGGPRVGGLPYILGSVAVSVLAVMVATPLGLSGAVFAVEVAPRWGQRVLQPALEMLAGIPSVVYGWMGLTVLVPFVREHAGGLGFSLLAGFLVLSVMVLPTIFTVSADSLRALPPDLKEAAYALGSTRWQTIRRVLLPAARSGIIAGVVLGLARAFGEALAVQMVIGNTRKIPTSLLDPVTTLTSAITMDMPYTVMGSLWNNVLWSMALLLLLMSCGFIVAIKLIARRGVKL
- the pstA gene encoding phosphate ABC transporter permease PstA; this encodes MNARTADRVATALFWLGAILLVALLGGLLGYIVYHGGRHITWDFLTSPPETIRAGGGIGPQLFNSLYLLILSMAITVLIGLPAGIFLAEYARPGLVTEAVRFSIETLSSLPSIVVGLFGLLVFVVLTGWGYSLMAGALALTVINLPLIVRVSEEAIRSVPHDLREGSLALGASQWQTIWKVVMPCAFPGILTGVIIAAGRVFGEAAALLYTAGMSSPRLHFGLWNPAHPSSPLNPFRPAETLAVHIWKVNAEGLIPDLRRVGDGAAAVLVLVVLGFNLGARWLGRRIHRRLTAA